The DNA window CCACTCCGCGATGTTCGCGTTCCCGTGGACGCGGCCGATCGGGTAGGTGTAGGTGATGTCGACGTCCTCGCGCAGCCCGCGCTCGCGGAACCAGTCGTCCGCCATGAAGACGAACTCGAGGGGCGCCGCGGGACACATGTGCGGCGTGCCGACGACGCTCAAGACGAGGTGGCCCGCCGTCATCGAGAGCAGCTCCTCGCGGAGCGCGACCGCGCCGGACTCGGAGTAGTAGTCGTGACCGCCCTCGGCGAGTCCGGGGACCTCGGCCGGCGCGAGCGTCGACCCCGTCGCGACGACGAGGTGGTCGTACGCGAGCGGACCGGGACCGTCGCGGAGCGCGAGCTCCCTCGCGTCCGTGTCGATCCCGGTCACCCGGTCGACGACCACATCGACCCGGGAGTCGACGAGCTCCCGGAGCGGCCGCCGGCCGTCCGCGGGCTCGCGCTGCCCGAACGGGACGTACAGCCACACCGGCTTGTACACGTGGTCCGGGCCGTCGTTGATCAGCGTCACCTCGACGTCGCCGGCGTCGATCTCCGCGGCGAGCCGGTCGGCGAGGTCGTTCGCGAGCACCGTCCCGCCGGTGCCGCCGCCGAGGATCGCGATCCGGTCGACCATCCTACGCGACCTCCACGTAGAAGCCGTAGTCGTCGCCCGACTCGTCGAGGGCGAGCAGCTCGTTGTCGGTCTCGTCGACCCACTCGGAGACGTCCGTGAGCGACTCGTCGTTGTCGCTCAAGAGCAGGATCACGTCGCCGGGGGCCGCCGAGCGGACCCGGCCGATGAGATCCATCAGCGGACCGGGGCAGGCGGCCGCGCGCGCGTCGACCGTGTCCGTGGGCTCGATGTCGATGTCGGTCATGGTACGCGCGGAGGTTCGACCGCCGCGGAGATAGTATTGTATAGAAGTTCCAAAATTATGGAATCGTGCTGGAACTTATATACCCCGCCGACGCGGCGGACGCGAGCGTCCGGAGAACTCGGAACGACTCCGGGGGAGAACGACGGCTACTCGCCGAGTTCGTCGCGGAGGTCGCCCATCGTGACCTCGCGTTCGGCGTGGGCGTTGTGCTGGTGGATCGACTCGTCGTTCGACTGTTTCATGCGGATCACGGCGTCGTCGGCGAGGTGCCCGAACTCCGCGAGCGTCCCCTCGGCGAGCGCGCGGACGCAGTCCTCGACGAACTTCGCGTTCGCGTGTGCGTGGTAGGTCATGTGGTCCTCGTCGGGGCGTTTGGCCATGTTGTAGATCCGCGCGCTCATCGAGTCGCGGGCGACGTCGATCACGTCGCGGAGGTCGACCTCGGGGCTGCCGTCCGTGGTGATCGTCAGGGTGGCGTGGCCGCGCTGGGAGTGGCCCGGCTGCGGGACCGCCTCGAGGAAGGCGTCGGTCGTCTCCTCGTCGACGCCGAGCTCGGCGAGCTTCTCGCGGGCACGAGACTCGCTCATCCCCTGCGAACAGGGACACACCGTCATCCCCGTGACCTCCGCACCGATCTCGGCGCGGGTTCCCTCCTCCGTCGCGGTCGCGCTGGCGACGATGGTCGCCGTGCTCTGGGTCTCGAGCCCGGAGGCCGGGGTCTCCTCGCGGGTGACGAGCTCCGCCGACATCGACACCTCGGCGGTGGTGGTGTAGTCGTGTTTCTCCAGGAGCCGCTCGGCGGCGTCGCCACAGACGTCCTCGACGCGGTAGGCCTCCTCGCGGGTGATGTCCTCCAAGATCTCGTCTATCGTCGCGAGGTTCCGTGACATGTCGATCCCCTTGCGGCCGCTCGGGAGGTCGACGAACACCTCGAACTCGGCCATGAGAACGATCGGTCGGTCGTCGCCGCGGGCGATCTTGACGAGTTTCTCCACGCCGGTGACGCCGACCTGCGAGAGCCCGACGGTGACGTCCGGGGCCGACGCCTGTACGTCCGGCAGCTGATGACTCATTACGAACGTACCAGGGGAGACGCGTGATTATGGCTTTCGATGA is part of the Halorubrum aethiopicum genome and encodes:
- the mptA gene encoding GTP cyclohydrolase MptA, which encodes MSHQLPDVQASAPDVTVGLSQVGVTGVEKLVKIARGDDRPIVLMAEFEVFVDLPSGRKGIDMSRNLATIDEILEDITREEAYRVEDVCGDAAERLLEKHDYTTTAEVSMSAELVTREETPASGLETQSTATIVASATATEEGTRAEIGAEVTGMTVCPCSQGMSESRAREKLAELGVDEETTDAFLEAVPQPGHSQRGHATLTITTDGSPEVDLRDVIDVARDSMSARIYNMAKRPDEDHMTYHAHANAKFVEDCVRALAEGTLAEFGHLADDAVIRMKQSNDESIHQHNAHAEREVTMGDLRDELGE
- a CDS encoding sulfurtransferase TusA family protein, producing MTDIDIEPTDTVDARAAACPGPLMDLIGRVRSAAPGDVILLLSDNDESLTDVSEWVDETDNELLALDESGDDYGFYVEVA
- a CDS encoding NAD(P)/FAD-dependent oxidoreductase; this encodes MVDRIAILGGGTGGTVLANDLADRLAAEIDAGDVEVTLINDGPDHVYKPVWLYVPFGQREPADGRRPLRELVDSRVDVVVDRVTGIDTDARELALRDGPGPLAYDHLVVATGSTLAPAEVPGLAEGGHDYYSESGAVALREELLSMTAGHLVLSVVGTPHMCPAAPLEFVFMADDWFRERGLREDVDITYTYPIGRVHGNANIAEWARPLMDERDIGVETFFNVEAVDPDAGTIASMEGTELDYDLLVGVPPHRGVDVVAEADLGDRGWVDVDKHTLEAERAEGVYAIGDAATTGVPNAGSVAHYQAGVVARRIASEVRGRPATATYDGKTLCFVETGMDAASFVEFDYENPPSPAPPSEKLHWSKLAYNEAYWLTARGLL